One window of the Streptobacillus ratti genome contains the following:
- a CDS encoding YhdT family protein: PPKNVEDYKYILGLPEWFFYSCIVGFIWVNIAVFTVTKMFFKDIDLNTGDINE; encoded by the coding sequence TCCACCTAAAAATGTTGAAGATTATAAATATATTTTAGGATTACCTGAGTGGTTTTTCTATTCTTGTATAGTAGGATTTATTTGGGTTAATATAGCAGTGTTTACTGTAACTAAGATGTTTTTTAAGGATATTGATTTAAATACAGGTGATATAAATGAATAA